The window AACTATGATATTTCCGCGTGATCCGATTACTCGAATAAtagcaaaaataatcggcgagtatcaAATAGCTGCAGCTTTGAGCTAGCATACACAACTGGGTGTACAAATTTAATAACTTTTGCAGCTTTAACCTTCAATAAAATTCTTCtacatcttttatttatttgtctcctGATCTCGGACCACTGTACATATTTGCTCTTCTGAGTCTCAGAAAATAGACTTCAAGGTGACACAGGACGACTAACAGCTGTCACTGCACCACTAAACTGTCAAGGAAAGCAATGGAAATACTATCATCCGAATGctcgaataatcgcaaaaataatcggcgaaCAAATACTGGTTTGTTGCAGCCCCATGTCGAGAGTCACAGCTAACACATTGACTTCTGTTGAACAGGGATGTATGAGACAAGTGTCTTCGTTAGCGCCAGAGAGGTCCCAACTTCAgtattatttatgtatgtatttagtttttttactgttttacacCATGCATGGATGTTATAGtctaacatccatccatcttctgaaccctctttgtcctgtactaTAGCGTCATAgggaggctggagcctatcctggCTGTCAATGGGCGAGAGGCGGGTCAACCCTGGACAGGGCTAAAAGacaagacacagacaaacaacttATCCTAACATGTCTTTGGTATGAAGTCCCCAGAGAAAGCCTGCTGGAAGAACATGCAAaccccacacagaaaggccccaccCGAACCAGGAAGTCAACTCAACACTGCCCCTGCTGTTCATGTGCACATCCCATACACACATTGATTTCTATGAACGTGCACAACcgacaaaccaaaccaaaaacaCCTCCGGCCTAAGCGAGGCCAATCAAATTGAGGTTTGCCTGCTGCACCGAggctaaaaaaagaaagcaaaaaaaagtcgTGCCTACAGTCACGACACGGCTTTTATGAAAAGAAGATCCTATTGTCTGGAGAAAATAAAATCCCGctgaaacagacaaacagacattttAAGTAGGTCTGCCTTTGGAGCCATATGCCTGCAAATGCGGCTCATCTCAATAAAACATGGTGGGCTGTTGTTAATCTTTAATAGTTCTGTCCTTGAGAATTAACCCAGATGAACACACATTTAGGGCaccatgctcacacacacacacaaacacactctcttATTTATAACAGGCCACCTTTACCCCTCCACCTTCACTTCATCCCTCCACCCTGTCTGCCATCACTCCTCCTGTTCAgtcccttcctcttcatcacaaAACAGGACACTTTTAAACTCGGGAACAAATCAAAAGTGACTAAACGGAGAAGAATGTGTGATAGAACAAAAAATGCAAACGGGAAATGGAGGAAAATGGGGAAGAGGCCCCACGGGGAGACCCTGGCAAACCTGGCACTGAGCGACAACTCAGTGGGTAATTTGATGAAATATTTATGTGGTGAAACTAGCTGGAAGGTCTGACTGGTGGTCGcagtcagcacagtgtgttactgtgtgtgtgtgtaatctggtAATGTGGCCTGTGTCATTGAAGACAGCTGAACAAATCACACACGGACATGTATTCCTGTGGATCAGATCACATTATTGCTGCGCTCATACAGCCACACGGGAAATGAGGTTTCAACAATAAACATCCGACATGTGAAGCTGCGTAAAGTGAGTGAACTCCTTCACCGTCACTCTCTCATCATATAATGTCGGCATGTGCTCAGTGACCGCCATCTTTATTCTCCTATACCTACAACAGACAGGGTAACAGAATCCTTCCTTTCAGGCACACTCCATCGCTGAGTGGTCAGcctctgccccctgctggtagaTTTTTAAAACTGCACAAATGAAATATACAGATTTTCGTTGATGCTCTGTTGCTGTTTAAGCAAGGCTGTGTAAGCCTTTGTCTTTACACATGTGGACGTTTTCACTAATTTGACGACCTTGTAAACGGTTTCAGTTCCAAAGTTGtgactgttattgattcaattgccccaatcagaaccaaagttctgtcaggaaggaaaaagtcaccttggagaaatgccacactggttaaagctcaaaaaagagtctgcagacaggcagatggagaaaaactaaactccaggttcattataacatttacaaagagagcctacataactacaaccaggaactgaaaaatgcaagacaatcctatttttcagagatcatcgacaggaacagcaacaatgctcgcacattgttctctgttatagacagactgacaaacccaggagtGTCAGTGCCACCTGAAGtgctgtctaaaaagtcatgcaatgactttgcatcttttttcacggataaagtgttaaaaataagacaaacagtctgtagctctagctctggcaaaaccataatgtcacttgtgccttctcatccaccagttaagctggcacattttaaccttctagataatacagcactgacagaaactgttaaacagttaaaacccacaacatgctcacttgacaatctgactacacattttcttaaaaacgtttttttctcctaccacacctatgcagacgacacacagctttatatatcagtgtcatcacatgactacagtcccttacactcactaagtaagtgtactcaacaaatcaatgagtggatgagccagaactttctccagctcaatgctgacaaaacagagatgattgtttttggccccaaaaatgaaagagcttaccttgactccatgtcactgaaggtcacaaaccaagccagaaatctcggtgtaatactcgactcagacctgaattttaacacccatgtaaaagccattactaagtctgcctattaccacctgaaaaacattgctaggatcaagggctttctgtccaaacaagacacagaaaaacttattcatgcatttattttcagtaggctagattattgtaacggcgtcctcacaggtcttagcaaaaaatccgtcaggcagctgcagctggtccaaaatgctgctgctagagttctgagtaataccaggaaaatggaccacatcacaccggtcctcaaatcactgcactggcttcctgtgagtcaaaggatacatttcaaaactttactcctggtctacaaagcactgaatggtcttggaccaaaatacatcctggacttattggttccctatgaaccatccagacgcctgagatcatcagggacaggcctgctgtgtggacccagggtcagaaccaaacagagtgaagcaggattcagttattctgcccctcactggtggaacagccttcctgaacacctgaacacctgctcagacagtcactctatttaagtcaggcctgaaaacacatttgtttactgcagcgttctcctaatttcttgactgcactctgctcatttaatcatcctgattttatttgatgtttttatgattctattctttttatgattttaatttccttcttaatttaatgtttgaaaatgtttttattctgtgattccatcttatgtaaagcactctgaattgccttgtgtatgaatggtgctatataaataaaacttgcCTTGCCTAATGTCGATCCCAACTTTttcctagtcattgttgtgtgtccttgggctgtgcgctccttgctggtcattgtatgacactgcttggcagcagccttaagcaatttccctctgggattattaaagtatttaaaatacaaaaaaaataaaaataaaataagggaAAGGAAAAGgacaacacaataaaaacaaaagccaaACAACTGCCTGTCAACACTGCAAACAGACTGGAATACCCTGAAAAAGCTTTTCCACGATATCTGCCTGTAAAATCCCCTCGAGTCTATTTAGATGTGAACAAAAGCCCATaatcacaacacacaacctGAGATTAAGTGATGTTATATTACTGAAAACACTATATAATCTTACTCTTAAAGAATCCTAATGGAGCCTGATCAATAAGTCAATATCAGTTCATATATTGGTCTGTATATTTCTCtaccaaaaaaaatatataatatatttatccTAATGTGACGTAATGGTTCATCTGATTTGAGTCATAAAGTAAACATTTGTTAATTAATGTTTATTACtaatttaaattattattttttgcccACTCAGAGGTGTAATTACACATGTTCCTGTTGTAATTATCGTGTAATTATAATGTATTTACTTCACGTCTCACGGCTCCGCTGTGTTCGCGCAGCCCAGCACGAGATCTCGTGCCTCCCAGCTCTTCTCGCCGCACCACCAACTTGTCACCAAAGATGGCGATTTGCTGAGTGCTCATGGATACACACATTTCTCGGCTAGCTGTTATCTTTCCCGAAACGCCAACTTCCACAACACATTAAGCGCTCAGCGAGCAACCGTTTCTCCGCCTGAAGCTCACCGGACGCCGCCGCCAGCATGCAGATCACGCTTAAaacgctgcagcagcagacgaTTCAGATTGAGATAGACCCCGAACAAACGGTGAGTGGCTATTAGCTAACTGGCTGTTAGCTAGCACTTCTTAGCTGCGAGACACTGTGTTGTAGCTTCTATCCCGGCAGCTTTTCTTGATGTTAGCACGGGAAGAACGGCTTGTGTCGGTTCTGGAAAACGTTGCCCACGGACCACACGTGTTACAAATTGACAGCCTTCACGAAACGGACACACAACGCGACACCTCACTTCTGTTGCGAGCTAACGTTAGCAGGTTTGCTTGCTAGCCTACTAGCCGACCAACCCACTAAACAAAGTCATCGGCTGTGAACTCCTCGTTTCAAGTTAGCGTCGCCGTTACTCACcggctgctgctttgtgttaacATCTGTTGAGTCACGTTAAAGAATTCTTCAACTTCCGTGATGAAGCCCCCCCCCACTCACCACGCTAATGATTGCTAATGCTAACGACACTGCCAATTACGATTAGCTTTATTGGTAGCTGGCTCTGTTTGCTAGCGCCTTGGCGTCTGAAGATGCAGCCTGCAGGGTTCACACTATATCTAAGTTATCCCTGTCATAATATTCATTTACGTGTTCACACTGGATTTAATTTAAGTCGATTTTTGATGTTTAAAATTTGATGTCTGTCAAAGGCTGGTTCTGATGTAATCCACTAAAAGTGTGCTGTTGTGGCTCTGATAGCTTTGTTGCCTTTATAGGAAATAAAGGAAAGATTTAAAGAGTTCATCTGTGTTCATATTTTAATCACGGCGTCATGATTCGTCTCCTTTTATCAGGTGAAGGCCTTGAAAGAGAAGATAGaggcagaaagaggaaaagacaaCTTTCCTGTCTCTGGACAGAAGCTGATATACGCTGGAAAAATCTTGCAGGATGACACCCAGATCAAAGACTACAAAATCGACGAGAAGAACTTTGTTGTAGTGATGGTGTCCAAGGTGAGGCCCTACTGCATGTGACGTTGAGGTTTCATAGTACTTCTACTGTAGTTTAAAACCAGTTAAACTGTGTCGCCCGTTTTTGAACACACATTAGACTAagcctgcaggagcagcagcagcagcttcacccaCAGTGTCAGAAGCCCCCAAGCCCCCAGCACAGGACTCTGGCTCCACGTCAACAGCTGCCCCGGCCACAAACCCAGCTCCAGCCCCAGTTGCCACCCCAGCAGCTGTCCCCATTCCTCCCGAGGAGGCCAAAGAGGAGCCAAGTGTCGCCGCCACAGAACCACAACAACCAGCCAGGTACAGTTTGCAATGAAAATAATCAAACATTGTTAGTGTCAATGTTTTTCCTACACCTGAAGTGTGCTGCTTCACTCAGCTCAGTGTCTGTTCTTCATTTTGGAAGTCGTCtcatttctttccttctttttgtgTTGTAGCTCTAGTGGCGGGGCTAGTCAGGGCTTGGATGCCTCCTCAGCGCTGGGTAAGTGCAGCATGCCACCAGATTTAAACGCTAATGGAACTGAGTGTATGTTCTTTCAGTGAGGACCCTGTCATGAGGAGGGTCAAAGTCACAGTGcgacatgttgttgttgttgtagatcCCAGGTTATACTTGCTCTGCCAGACGTCGTTACTGATGTGAGTCAGGGACTTTACAGGCAGCGGTGTAATATATACCGTGTCTATATTTAGGCTGTGACAAAAGCAGGCCCTTCCTTGTTGTAGAGCCACAGAGACTGATGGGGATTCCCATTTTGTTCAGTCACAGTTCATGTATATActcagagagagggaaggagtcCAATAGATGTCATCCTGCTAGTTTtccatgttgtttgtgtgcctttatgttaatttattattattaaaggaaAATAATATTAACATTTTCACCTACTTCAGTTTAGAGGgggttttaaaatgttttaatatctATATAATTCACTGAAACtgagtttaaagtttaaagttgCCAAATCACAGGAAGGATAATTCACAGAAGCCCCGCTGACATCTGCACAAAGACATGCAGTGTTGTAATCAtccctgcttgtgtgtgtgttttcagtgactGGAGCGGAGTACGAGGCCATGCTGACAGAGATCATGTCTATGGGCTACGAAAGGGAGAGAGTGGTGGCTGCACTACGGGCCAGCTTCAACAACccccacagagctgtggagtaCCTCCTCACTGTACGTCAGCACACAGCTGCTGGAGCCGTTTTATATCTGCCTTTAGACTGAGTAACagtgcagtcagtcagtcagcggTATTCAGAAtgtgtgtttgatatttttatggTCATATTGTGGTGTTTGCAGGGTATCCCCAGCAGCCCGGTCCAGGAGAGTAATCCTCCAGCCCAGGCTCCCACATCTGGACCCACAGAAGCCCCGTCTCTAGCAGAAGGTAGGTCACCTAACTCAGTTTACACAAAAACCCAGAGTCCCCTCTGTGCTTCAAAACGTCCCCTGCTAAATATCTCAAAGGAGATCCTAGAAAATATCAAAGTAGTCACTCCACCCCTGTCGAAAATCTGAGCAGATCTCAGAGCAGATATAAATATGTGACACACCCAAAACTCAGTAACTATTGCAGACTTCCTGACAGTAACCGATTATGAGTCATCCTAAGTACCACAGGCTTGTTGTTAGACCTGTTGGGTCCCATCAAATCTGCACTTCACTCACTGAGGACTTGTTGCCTGTGGCTGTCTCAGCTACATGTGCAGGTCTATTTACATGTGTAAAAACCACTGAGCTCTGTCTGTTCAGCTGCTAGCTGAAGGATTTGAGAGTGACCTGGGGTACACTAAAGCTTCCTGCATATGACTATACAGtctattatgtttttttttttaccactagGAGAGAACCCACTTGCATTCCTGCGGGCCCAGCCTCAGTTCCTGCACATGAGACAGGCCATCCAGCAGAACCCTGCTCTGCTACCagctctgctccagcagctaGGCCGGGAGAATCCCCAGCTTCTACAGGTAGGACAGTACACACTCACAGAGGGGTTTGTACAGCGCTTCTCTTGTAGGTAAAGCTGTGAAACCCAAAAACAGGTGGAAACATGAACCTTAGCACTCACAGCTGACATTCTTTCAACTTTGatctctgttgctgctgctgacctgTCAAGGTAGATGCGGTTATAGTGTAACCTAACGTGGCATCTGCACACAGATAGGAGTCTGGTTGTTGCAGTCTGCTCATATATGTAACCACTGTATCAACCAATAGCAACAGTTCCACCTGCCAAATAACCCAGAGTGCACCAGACCAGCAGACCGAGACGCTTGTCCCAGTCAAACAATCTCCGCTCTGTGTTGCCTTCATATTTCATTGGAGCTGGAACAAACAAGACGTAGTGTCTCAAGATGACACTATGAATCGTGTGGTTTGACGTTTATCTTGGTATAAGGCTAGCCCTCTTATAGAGTTAGCCATTGTAATTACCAGTGAACCCATGTTCTGATACTCAcctctcacttcctgtgtgtctttcaCCAGCAAATCAGTCAGCATCAAGAGCTGTTCATTCAGATGTTGAACGAGCCGgtgggagaggggggagacGTGCCGGAGGTTGGAGAGATGGGGGCAGCCGGGGAGGAGGGCGCACCCGTCAACTATATCCAGGTCACACCTCAGGAGAAGGAAGCCATTGAAAGGGTGAGAGGAGACTTCAGATTAGTAgtttgtccttttgtttttttttggtattgtCTGGTTTTTAAAAGCCGGTGTCGTCTCTTCTGTTGGTTCTGCTGAGCAGTTAAAAGCGTTGGGTTTTCCTGAGGCTCTGGTGATCCAGGCCTACTTTGCCTGCGAGAAGAACGAGAACCTGGCAGCCAACTTTCTCCTCAACCAGGGACTGGAAGACGACTGAACGGCGGAGGATCACTGCCTTCCTGCTCCACCCTCCTACCcttcccccctccccttctccaGCTCAGCATAAAGACTGCACCCCCAAAAATTTTACTGTACAGCCACCAACCTCAGCTCAACCCaacaggagggggggggagcCAGTGGagcaggggggaggaggggtggggtCGGGTGGGATAAAGGGAGACAGGgtcgggggggtgggggtgggggatttAGCGTTCGGAAAGGGGTTAAAAGTACACAAAGTGGTGTGCAGAGGAAGGTCGGggtggaaaaacaaaaatgtggaAGAATGATGAAATCCACGTGAATTCCAATGGAATGTGTGGGCTTTGTTTAGGGGAGATCTATAATTTGATTTTAGACACGCTTTGTGAACATGATGGAGGGGAGCGGCcggaggggaggggaggcggGGAGGAAGGGTTGGGTGCGTGCTCGTGTGTGTCGGTGTATGCCTGTGCAGATGGATGCGATACAGTTAAGCTGAAGAAGTAATCGATACTGCATTCTCTAAGTGTGTTCATGCTGTAGCTGGATTGTATGGAAGCACATTCTCCTCACTGCACTAAGACAacattatcagtgtgtgtgtgtgtgtgtgcgtgtgtgtgtgtaactgcttGTGTGTACCTCTGTAAGCCTCACGTACGTACATCCACGAGAGAACGACGGACTGGATCGCGCTGCCCTGTATGTGTCTGACATGTTTTCTGGGGTCTATCAGTCAAAACTAAACTGACAAATGCGTATCTGGGTTTTTCTGTTCTGTCCCGGTTTGTACCATCATACTCATCGGAGTCCCCACAGACTCTGCGCCTGCCTGTTTAGATGATCAAGGCTTGGAACTATTTTTGTCTATGCTAATAGCTTCTGGTGCTAACACTACTCATAAAAAGCTACCATGCAGCAAACATCGCACTTCACGGGCCTCTGATGTTTCTACTGCAGCGTTAAGAGGTCGATAGGCTCAGTTTGAATTCATCCAAAATTTGACACAAACTTTATAAAACTGCTCGTTTCTCAAAGTCAAGGAGGGCTCCGTCTGAGGATCTATTAACCCTGACCCTAGGCCTGTTCTGATGGCATCGAAACCTTGGGTTCTTATTGGCCTTTGTGTGTCAAACCACCCAGTCTTGAAAGGACCCGTCTTACCAAGGAACTATCCTTGACCCAACACAGATGATGAAGTAAAGAAAGGATCTGTTAAACTCCGCCTTTATAGAGCGCGTCGTTGTCACAGCTGGGactgtttttttgcttttaactcCTTAGAGTCCAACTAAAGTGTCCTTTTGTACTGAGGCTTTTCAAAGACGCCTGATTTGCAGCGTGGTGCTGCGTGCAGAACGGTTAGGGTTAAACCTTTTCAGTGATGTATACCGCACGTTTGTTGGACACTTCCATCGTGTGCTTGAACAGTAGGAAGCTGTCTCACGTGGCCTTTGAAGGATCTCGGAAGTTAAGGTCTGTCCTTTGGCCTGATTTGATGATGTAGTTTTTGACGAAGGATCTTTTCCTTGTAGCTTTACTGTTGCTCATCTTCTGGGGAGCTCAGTCATCAAATGAACTGTTTTATAATCAAAGGGCCGTAGTGCTCGACCTGAGCTGAAGGATGTAATTGTGTAGGACTCATCCTAACAAGGAAGTAGTATCATTGAGAAACTTTCTCAAAATACAGAAGTGTCCTTTTTAGGTTGCTATGTTAGCCAATGTAGTGTTAGCTTTAAACACCGACATTGAGACCTtttcagtgatgtgcacacatgTACTCGTGAGTCTTGCTACGCCCTTCAAGGACCTTTAATATTAAGGATGCATCCTTGACTTTGAGAAACAACAACTACAAGACAGATGATTTTTATGATTTGTTCATACTTGCATTTGGTCTTAGCAGTCAGGTTCTGAGTCAGCAGGGACATTTTCTCTTTCGCTTAATGTAAAAGGTCCTGTAAGATGCATAT of the Parambassis ranga chromosome 8, fParRan2.1, whole genome shotgun sequence genome contains:
- the rad23aa gene encoding RAD23 homolog A, nucleotide excision repair protein a, encoding MQITLKTLQQQTIQIEIDPEQTVKALKEKIEAERGKDNFPVSGQKLIYAGKILQDDTQIKDYKIDEKNFVVVMVSKTKPAGAAAAASPTVSEAPKPPAQDSGSTSTAAPATNPAPAPVATPAAVPIPPEEAKEEPSVAATEPQQPASSSGGASQGLDASSALVTGAEYEAMLTEIMSMGYERERVVAALRASFNNPHRAVEYLLTGIPSSPVQESNPPAQAPTSGPTEAPSLAEGENPLAFLRAQPQFLHMRQAIQQNPALLPALLQQLGRENPQLLQQISQHQELFIQMLNEPVGEGGDVPEVGEMGAAGEEGAPVNYIQVTPQEKEAIERLKALGFPEALVIQAYFACEKNENLAANFLLNQGLEDD